Proteins found in one Streptococcus mitis genomic segment:
- a CDS encoding HAD family hydrolase, with the protein MNKPIAAIFDIDGTIFRDSLLLKHMEKCVSYDVFPNSVNAEIKFHKNAWENRELDYDDYLYIAATLYTKYIADKDVLDIDFVAKKVIEKESKKLYRYTRDRIKWHKEQGHQIIFISGSPNFLVSKMAEKLGADIWYATNYLQLDNKYTGEVIPMWDSVSKLKVLKKLFIDFEKSYAYGDTTGDFTMLQSVGFPTAINPNKKLLDKITKEKLDCKIIIERKDVIYKLDEVTHGIY; encoded by the coding sequence ATGAATAAACCAATAGCAGCTATATTTGATATCGACGGAACAATTTTTAGAGATTCCTTACTTTTAAAGCATATGGAAAAGTGTGTTTCCTATGATGTATTTCCAAATAGTGTCAATGCTGAAATTAAATTTCACAAAAATGCTTGGGAAAATAGAGAACTAGACTATGATGACTATCTTTATATTGCTGCAACACTTTATACAAAATATATTGCAGATAAAGATGTACTTGATATTGATTTTGTCGCTAAAAAAGTTATTGAAAAAGAAAGTAAAAAACTTTATCGATATACTCGTGATCGGATCAAATGGCATAAGGAGCAGGGGCACCAGATTATATTTATTTCAGGTTCTCCTAATTTCTTAGTCTCAAAAATGGCAGAAAAATTGGGTGCAGATATCTGGTATGCAACAAATTATCTTCAACTTGATAATAAGTACACTGGAGAAGTGATTCCTATGTGGGACTCAGTTTCAAAATTAAAAGTCTTAAAAAAATTGTTTATTGATTTCGAAAAATCCTATGCTTATGGTGATACGACTGGTGATTTTACAATGCTTCAATCTGTAGGTTTTCCGACAGCAATAAATCCCAATAAGAAATTGTTGGACAAGATTACAAAAGAGAAACTAGACTGTAAAATCATTATTGAGAGAAAAGATGTGATTTATAAACTAGATGAGGTCACGCATGGAATTTATTAA